The following are encoded together in the Mammaliicoccus vitulinus genome:
- a CDS encoding GNAT family N-acetyltransferase has product MNEIEIVAVKDEEVEALSDICKTTFKDTFEHDMSQQDLFAYFDEAYNHKVLLDELHNQQSWYYFAKIDGEVAGYMKLNVGDAQTESMGEDYLEVQRLYMYKQFQSKGIGSKLMKQAFEIAEKEHKKKLWLGVWEHNHQALKFYTKHGYKIVGSHQFIAGDDVSTDYIVETTL; this is encoded by the coding sequence ATGAACGAAATTGAAATCGTAGCGGTTAAAGATGAAGAAGTTGAAGCGTTATCTGATATTTGTAAAACAACGTTTAAAGACACGTTTGAACATGATATGTCTCAACAAGATTTATTTGCTTATTTTGATGAAGCGTATAATCATAAAGTACTGTTAGATGAATTACATAATCAACAGTCATGGTATTATTTTGCTAAAATAGATGGGGAAGTTGCAGGATACATGAAATTAAATGTAGGAGATGCACAAACAGAATCTATGGGTGAGGACTATTTAGAAGTTCAAAGGTTGTATATGTATAAACAATTTCAATCTAAAGGTATCGGCAGTAAATTAATGAAACAAGCTTTCGAAATCGCTGAAAAAGAACACAAGAAAAAATTATGGCTTGGCGTTTGGGAACATAACCATCAAGCATTAAAATTTTATACTAAGCACGGATATAAAATAGTAGGTTCTCATCAATTTATAGCAGGTGATGATGTTTCTACTGATTATATAGTAGAAACAACTTTATAA
- a CDS encoding YtoQ family protein → MTKLTIYLAGQIHDNWREDITQKAEENNLPLTFVGPQTNHDRSDNIGEAILGEQPNNYYKDNAASDINNLRTQVLMNKADIVIALFGEKYKQWNTAMDASTAVALNKPLILVRPTDLIHPLKELSNKANVTVETIDQALDVIKYIYE, encoded by the coding sequence ATGACAAAACTTACGATTTATTTAGCTGGACAAATTCATGATAATTGGAGAGAAGACATCACTCAAAAAGCAGAAGAAAACAACTTGCCATTAACGTTTGTAGGTCCACAAACAAATCATGATCGCTCTGATAACATTGGAGAAGCTATATTAGGCGAACAACCGAACAACTATTACAAAGATAACGCAGCATCAGATATCAATAACTTACGTACACAAGTATTAATGAACAAAGCCGATATTGTCATAGCTTTATTTGGAGAAAAATATAAACAATGGAATACAGCAATGGATGCATCAACAGCAGTTGCATTAAACAAACCATTGATTCTTGTACGTCCTACAGATTTAATCCATCCATTAAAAGAACTATCAAACAAAGCTAATGTCACTGTAGAAACAATAGACCAAGCGCTAGATGTTATTAAATATATTTATGAATAA
- a CDS encoding DNA-3-methyladenine glycosylase family protein translates to MEEIRIECPKIFDYEQCLAYFKRDENEVLFEVVDQKIYRAVKIEDIKLLLCISYDRNYLIVEILNGISVTPEKVERLVAFIEEWFDFSADLSSFYQYGRKNEILRPLINELYGLRLIRIPDFFEAISWGIIGQQINLTFAYQLKKRLVEHFGDKITFENKDYYIHPTVDVISKVSVKELMDLKFSRRKAEYLIDIAKRMHSKMLSKEMLLKMKDEKEVEKALVNIRGIGPWTAHYVMMRSLGIKNAFPIGDVGLQNALKNILNLEQKPTKEQMVKLNEGWELWSSYATFYIWRAPHLKK, encoded by the coding sequence ATGGAAGAAATTAGAATTGAGTGTCCTAAAATATTCGACTATGAACAATGTTTAGCGTATTTTAAAAGAGATGAAAATGAAGTGCTGTTTGAAGTAGTGGATCAAAAAATCTACCGTGCAGTAAAGATTGAAGATATTAAATTATTGTTATGTATCTCTTATGATCGAAATTATTTGATAGTAGAAATTTTAAATGGCATTTCCGTCACACCTGAAAAAGTAGAAAGATTAGTAGCTTTTATTGAAGAATGGTTTGATTTTTCTGCAGATTTATCATCATTTTATCAATATGGTCGAAAAAATGAGATATTGAGACCTTTAATAAATGAATTGTATGGATTAAGGTTAATTAGAATACCCGACTTTTTTGAAGCTATTTCCTGGGGAATAATAGGGCAACAAATTAATTTAACGTTTGCTTATCAACTTAAAAAGAGGTTAGTCGAACATTTCGGTGATAAAATAACATTCGAAAATAAAGATTATTATATCCATCCAACCGTCGATGTGATATCTAAAGTATCTGTGAAAGAATTAATGGATTTGAAATTCTCTAGAAGAAAAGCTGAATATTTAATTGATATCGCTAAAAGAATGCATTCAAAAATGTTGTCTAAAGAAATGTTGTTGAAAATGAAAGATGAGAAAGAAGTAGAAAAAGCGCTTGTAAACATAAGGGGAATAGGACCTTGGACGGCGCATTATGTCATGATGAGATCGTTAGGTATTAAAAATGCTTTTCCTATAGGTGATGTAGGATTACAAAACGCATTGAAAAACATTTTGAATTTGGAACAAAAGCCTACAAAAGAACAAATGGTAAAACTGAATGAAGGATGGGAACTGTGGAGTTCATATGCGACATTCTACATTTGGAGAGCACCACACTTAAAGAAATAA
- a CDS encoding TetR/AcrR family transcriptional regulator, whose protein sequence is MNKHTDLRVIKTKKALNETLIKLLTIKNFSDITVNEICEKSLIHRTTFYKHFMDKFDLLQYTLSENTKGFFKLDLYDRLHKPFQSMEKAFIDKLNDVFDKQMDNNDTAFIDELIKHFIEVFSKDFKDNIDKVSTPTHLPQSLLPYIYGTNLAAIIHWSDSVQGGLDFEKLDEIFNEINIISLNETK, encoded by the coding sequence TTGAATAAACATACTGATTTACGTGTTATAAAAACTAAAAAAGCTTTAAATGAAACTTTAATTAAGCTCTTAACTATTAAAAATTTCTCTGATATAACAGTGAATGAAATTTGTGAGAAATCGCTCATACATCGTACAACTTTCTATAAGCATTTCATGGATAAATTCGATTTATTACAATATACGTTAAGCGAAAACACTAAAGGTTTCTTCAAGTTGGATCTATATGATCGTTTACATAAACCATTTCAATCTATGGAAAAAGCCTTTATAGATAAATTAAATGATGTATTCGATAAACAAATGGATAACAACGACACTGCATTTATCGATGAGCTTATTAAGCATTTCATAGAAGTCTTTAGTAAAGATTTCAAAGATAATATCGATAAAGTCTCTACGCCAACACATTTACCACAATCTTTACTACCTTATATATACGGAACAAATTTAGCGGCCATTATACATTGGTCTGATTCAGTACAAGGTGGATTAGACTTCGAAAAACTAGATGAAATATTCAACGAAATCAATATCATTAGTTTAAATGAAACAAAATAA
- a CDS encoding MarR family winged helix-turn-helix transcriptional regulator produces the protein MDLPPINKQLGFLLYVASKELIKKYTPMLKKYNLTYTGYIVLVSIDKNEVINIKTLGDRLYLDSGTLTPLLKKLEEKGFINRERAINDERNLRVSLTEEGIETQGQISEEVLKVFKELDMDYEDITELRDSIEKFIQTNLNKNLSE, from the coding sequence ATGGATTTACCACCAATCAATAAGCAGCTTGGTTTCTTATTATATGTTGCGTCAAAAGAACTCATTAAAAAATATACACCAATGTTGAAAAAATATAACTTAACTTATACCGGTTATATCGTTCTTGTATCTATAGATAAAAACGAAGTCATCAATATTAAAACTTTAGGCGATAGACTATATTTGGATTCTGGCACTTTAACACCACTTTTAAAAAAACTTGAAGAAAAAGGATTCATTAACCGTGAAAGAGCGATTAATGATGAAAGAAATTTACGAGTTTCTCTTACTGAAGAAGGCATTGAAACACAAGGTCAAATTTCAGAAGAAGTATTAAAAGTATTTAAAGAACTAGATATGGATTATGAAGACATCACAGAATTAAGAGATTCTATAGAAAAATTTATTCAAACGAATCTGAATAAAAATTTATCTGAATAA
- a CDS encoding DUF1648 domain-containing protein, whose translation MLKRMLDISSIVMWLLSIILIMINFNELPDKIPSHYNFAGNPDAWATKTFVFMMPALGLLIWLILHYIVRNPKLDKYIHVPSLYGQPNKAQIENAKLLIYFIKFEMMALFTFLVIKDLYTALGVPFKLGVWETMFILSVFGLTIIIFMVRNHKYDKKENMK comes from the coding sequence GTGCTCAAACGTATGCTAGATATATCAAGTATTGTGATGTGGTTACTTTCTATTATATTAATCATGATTAACTTTAATGAGTTGCCCGATAAAATTCCGAGTCATTATAACTTTGCTGGAAATCCAGATGCATGGGCAACAAAGACTTTTGTCTTTATGATGCCAGCTTTAGGATTATTGATTTGGTTAATCCTTCATTATATTGTGCGTAATCCAAAGTTAGATAAATACATACATGTTCCATCACTTTACGGTCAGCCAAACAAAGCACAAATAGAAAATGCTAAATTACTTATTTATTTTATTAAGTTTGAAATGATGGCGTTGTTTACTTTTCTAGTTATTAAAGATTTGTACACAGCATTAGGCGTGCCTTTTAAATTAGGTGTTTGGGAGACGATGTTCATTTTAAGTGTATTTGGGTTAACGATTATCATATTTATGGTACGAAATCATAAATATGATAAAAAAGAAAATATGAAATGA
- a CDS encoding sucrose-specific PTS transporter subunit IIBC, protein MNYKKEAQNITEAIGGKDNIEAIAHCATRLRIVLKDEGQVNEDKLNQMDVVKGTFSTGGQYQIIIGSGTVNKVFAEMEALTGLEASTNSEVKDQSSKKLNPIQQFVKMLSDIFVPIIPAIVAGGLLMGINNILTAKGLFYDQSSFIDIHDQFAGLAGMINIFANAPFVFLPVLIGFSAAKRFGGNAFLGAALGMILVHPDLMNGYDYPKALVNGDKIPTWELFGLSIKMVGYQGQVLPILVASYILAKLELGFRKVIPSTLDNLLTPLLSLFFTAFVTFLVVGPVTRTAGYFLSDGLTWLYESGGAIGGLLFGLLYGPIVITGMHHSFIAIETTLIADQANTGGSFIFPIAAMSNVAQGAATLAAFFIVKNKKMKGTASAAGISALLGITEPAMFGVNLKLRYPFIGAIVGSGAGSCFVAATKVKAIALGTAGLPGFISIATGSWLNYIIGMAIAIVVAFIVTIGLSRRKVYREESL, encoded by the coding sequence ATGAATTATAAAAAGGAAGCCCAGAATATCACAGAAGCAATAGGCGGGAAAGATAACATTGAAGCTATTGCGCATTGTGCTACGAGATTAAGGATTGTGTTAAAAGATGAAGGGCAAGTAAACGAAGACAAATTGAATCAAATGGATGTTGTTAAAGGTACTTTTTCAACAGGTGGACAATATCAAATTATTATTGGGTCGGGTACGGTCAACAAAGTGTTTGCAGAAATGGAAGCTTTAACAGGGTTAGAAGCATCTACAAATTCTGAAGTGAAAGACCAATCATCTAAGAAATTAAATCCAATACAGCAATTTGTTAAAATGTTATCTGACATATTTGTACCAATTATACCTGCAATTGTAGCAGGTGGTTTATTGATGGGGATTAATAATATCCTGACAGCTAAAGGTTTATTTTATGATCAATCATCATTTATAGATATACATGATCAGTTTGCTGGTTTGGCAGGGATGATTAATATTTTTGCAAATGCACCATTTGTGTTTTTACCAGTATTAATTGGATTTAGTGCGGCTAAGAGGTTCGGAGGAAATGCATTCCTAGGTGCAGCACTTGGTATGATACTCGTGCATCCAGATTTAATGAATGGCTATGATTATCCAAAAGCTTTAGTAAATGGAGATAAAATTCCTACATGGGAATTATTCGGTTTATCTATAAAAATGGTTGGTTACCAAGGTCAAGTACTTCCAATATTAGTAGCATCATACATATTGGCTAAGTTAGAACTTGGATTTAGAAAAGTCATTCCATCTACATTAGATAATTTATTGACACCGTTATTATCATTATTCTTTACAGCATTCGTTACATTTTTAGTAGTAGGACCAGTGACGCGAACAGCGGGTTACTTCTTATCAGACGGTTTAACATGGTTATATGAATCAGGAGGCGCGATAGGTGGACTACTATTCGGTTTACTATACGGACCAATTGTTATTACAGGTATGCATCACAGCTTTATCGCAATTGAAACAACTTTAATTGCAGATCAAGCAAATACAGGCGGATCATTTATATTCCCGATAGCTGCAATGTCTAACGTAGCCCAAGGTGCAGCAACATTGGCAGCATTCTTTATTGTGAAAAATAAAAAAATGAAAGGTACAGCTTCAGCAGCCGGCATCTCAGCGTTATTAGGAATTACTGAACCAGCAATGTTTGGTGTGAACTTGAAATTACGCTATCCATTTATCGGTGCAATAGTAGGCTCAGGAGCTGGATCTTGTTTCGTAGCTGCTACAAAAGTAAAAGCAATCGCATTAGGAACAGCAGGATTACCAGGATTTATTTCAATTGCAACAGGTAGTTGGTTAAATTATATAATTGGTATGGCGATAGCAATCGTCGTTGCCTTTATTGTTACAATTGGACTTTCTAGAAGAAAAGTATATAGAGAAGAATCATTATAA
- a CDS encoding Nramp family divalent metal transporter, translating into MAEKRERSKFSIFGPGMIITASFIGPGTVTTMTQGGAGFGYSLLWAVIFSIIATIALQEMVARLALVTNEGLGEAIRDIFNHHLLKIITVWFSMVAVAVGCAAYISGDLLGTSLGAAYLLDIPENLIAPVIGVVILLIGLKGSYALIEKVMTILVLIMGVIFITTVIIIQPDFGAVLKGAFIPSIPNGSLLTIIALIGTTVVPYNFFIHATSVHERFNGVKDLKLVRLDTFIAIGLGGLISAAILITAGTLIDGKEVTSLVELSEPLKPILGDLAPLFMSIGLFSAGLSSAIASPMGAAATISSCLRWEGGVKSKKYRLVFAIVIFIGIITSSLGFEPLEVLLIAQALNGIILPLIAVLIFIILNKKNMMGKFANGIVLNIIGLFVVITVSFLGIYSLIDAVQSFMS; encoded by the coding sequence ATGGCAGAAAAGAGAGAAAGAAGTAAGTTTAGTATATTCGGTCCTGGTATGATCATTACCGCTTCATTTATCGGTCCAGGGACTGTCACAACTATGACTCAAGGTGGCGCAGGATTTGGTTATAGTCTGCTTTGGGCAGTTATATTTTCAATTATTGCAACCATTGCATTACAGGAAATGGTCGCTCGATTAGCGCTCGTTACAAATGAAGGTTTAGGTGAAGCGATTCGTGATATTTTTAATCATCATTTACTTAAAATTATCACTGTTTGGTTTAGTATGGTTGCTGTAGCAGTAGGTTGTGCAGCATACATATCCGGTGATTTATTAGGTACTTCTCTAGGGGCTGCCTACTTACTCGATATACCTGAAAATTTAATCGCTCCAGTAATTGGTGTTGTCATATTATTAATAGGATTAAAAGGGAGTTATGCTTTAATTGAAAAAGTCATGACCATTCTCGTTCTTATTATGGGTGTTATTTTTATAACAACTGTCATTATCATTCAACCAGATTTTGGTGCTGTACTAAAAGGGGCATTCATACCGAGTATACCTAACGGCTCTCTTTTAACCATTATTGCCTTAATAGGGACTACTGTTGTTCCGTATAACTTTTTTATACATGCAACTTCTGTCCATGAACGTTTTAACGGCGTAAAAGATTTAAAATTGGTTAGACTTGATACATTTATCGCTATCGGTCTTGGTGGACTTATATCAGCAGCTATTCTGATAACAGCTGGTACATTAATAGACGGTAAAGAAGTAACGAGTTTAGTTGAGTTATCTGAGCCACTTAAACCAATTCTCGGTGATTTAGCACCATTATTTATGAGTATCGGTTTATTCTCAGCAGGTTTATCTTCTGCAATTGCCTCTCCAATGGGCGCAGCAGCTACTATAAGCAGCTGTCTTCGTTGGGAAGGTGGTGTAAAAAGCAAAAAATATCGTCTCGTTTTTGCAATTGTCATTTTCATCGGTATTATTACTTCTTCTTTAGGATTTGAACCATTAGAAGTATTATTAATTGCTCAAGCACTAAACGGTATCATTTTACCGCTTATTGCAGTATTAATTTTTATTATCTTAAACAAGAAAAATATGATGGGCAAATTTGCTAACGGAATTGTGCTTAATATTATAGGACTTTTCGTCGTTATAACCGTATCATTCTTAGGCATTTATAGTTTAATAGATGCCGTTCAAAGTTTTATGAGTTAA
- a CDS encoding OsmC family protein — protein sequence MLKSTWQGKKTFKAQSKFGHDIISDAPIESGGDDNGPSPVELMLSGLAGCTGIDVTNLMKERLAKVTKLEITVDDEREDTTSRAVRHVTLTFDVEGEVDLKKLKRSITLSVEKYCTVAHSLKATIEPKLIFNGHEESL from the coding sequence ATGTTGAAATCTACGTGGCAAGGTAAAAAAACATTTAAAGCTCAATCAAAATTTGGTCATGATATTATCTCTGATGCCCCTATAGAATCTGGAGGAGACGATAATGGCCCTTCTCCCGTTGAATTAATGTTAAGTGGCTTAGCAGGTTGTACTGGAATAGATGTTACGAATCTTATGAAAGAACGTTTAGCCAAAGTTACAAAACTAGAAATCACTGTTGATGATGAAAGAGAAGATACGACTTCTCGTGCAGTTCGTCATGTCACTTTAACATTTGATGTTGAAGGAGAAGTTGACTTAAAAAAATTAAAGCGCTCAATCACATTGAGTGTCGAAAAATATTGTACAGTTGCCCACTCACTAAAAGCGACGATTGAACCTAAACTGATATTTAATGGCCATGAAGAATCGTTATAA
- a CDS encoding threonine/serine ThrE exporter family protein, with the protein MNQQHYPKELVQEIVMNAGLVLLEAGSEAFRVEDTMFRMAKHLGYPNNQCYVSSTIINFALDIDDNIRVYRVKKRDTNLGDIHYVNNVSRMLEKGQITAEEALKRIRTIHESPLPYSLPFKMIAAGLISVFFSYLFSGAKEDIIATFIAGAIGYCIVELLHSWTSVKFIAEIVAACAIALIAVYNQMLLGGDTLNIAIISAVMPIVPGVLITNAIQDLFLGQLLVGISKGLEATFTSIAIGVGVGIVLLIFS; encoded by the coding sequence ATGAATCAGCAACATTATCCAAAAGAATTAGTTCAAGAAATAGTCATGAATGCAGGGCTAGTTCTTTTAGAAGCGGGTTCAGAGGCGTTTCGCGTAGAGGATACGATGTTTAGAATGGCTAAGCATTTAGGTTATCCTAATAATCAATGTTATGTAAGTTCTACTATTATAAACTTTGCATTAGATATAGACGATAATATAAGAGTTTATAGAGTGAAAAAAAGAGATACTAACTTGGGAGATATTCATTATGTAAATAATGTTTCGAGAATGTTAGAAAAAGGACAAATAACAGCTGAAGAAGCGTTAAAGAGAATTCGTACTATACATGAATCACCATTACCATATTCACTTCCATTTAAAATGATAGCTGCTGGTCTCATTTCAGTATTTTTCTCATATTTATTCAGTGGTGCGAAAGAAGATATCATTGCGACCTTTATTGCAGGTGCAATAGGTTATTGTATAGTAGAATTATTACATTCATGGACGAGCGTGAAGTTTATCGCAGAAATCGTTGCGGCTTGCGCAATTGCTTTAATTGCTGTATATAATCAAATGCTATTAGGTGGAGATACATTGAATATTGCCATTATATCAGCAGTAATGCCTATAGTCCCCGGCGTATTGATTACAAATGCAATACAAGATTTGTTTTTAGGGCAATTGTTAGTAGGTATTTCTAAAGGTTTAGAAGCGACGTTTACTTCAATCGCAATAGGTGTAGGCGTAGGTATTGTATTGCTAATTTTCTCTTGA
- a CDS encoding ABC transporter substrate-binding protein — MPKKLFTLITALILILAACGSKDDDSSKSSTHKYKTDEGKTIEIPNKPKRVVVLTANQGNFQKLGVDPVGTDADFPKSKYVDDKDAKRVGSEDIEAVTKLKPDLIITYNANPQIKKYEKIAPTVPFDHSKRTFKEVHVEIGKLLGKEDKAKEQVKELEDFMSKEGQAVKEKIGKDSTISIMEIGPKELTLIGKNFGRGSEVIYQGFGFKHPEASDKDIPKEGWLTTSFENFSKYTGDYLLVPTEDGKAPSSSIIDGSIWKNTKAVKEDHVYYYPVNEFMYSDPISIEKQTQYLKDMLTK, encoded by the coding sequence ATGCCAAAAAAATTATTCACATTAATCACTGCATTAATACTTATTTTAGCTGCTTGTGGTAGTAAAGATGATGACTCATCAAAAAGTTCTACACATAAATACAAAACAGACGAAGGAAAAACAATTGAAATTCCAAATAAGCCTAAACGAGTTGTTGTATTAACAGCAAACCAAGGTAACTTCCAAAAGCTTGGTGTTGACCCAGTTGGAACAGATGCAGACTTCCCTAAATCTAAATATGTAGATGATAAAGATGCTAAACGTGTCGGTTCAGAAGACATTGAAGCTGTAACAAAATTAAAACCAGATTTAATCATCACTTATAATGCAAATCCTCAAATCAAAAAATATGAAAAAATCGCACCTACTGTTCCATTCGATCATAGTAAACGTACGTTCAAAGAAGTACACGTAGAAATCGGGAAATTACTAGGTAAAGAAGATAAAGCTAAAGAACAAGTGAAAGAATTAGAAGACTTCATGTCTAAAGAAGGACAAGCTGTAAAAGAAAAAATCGGCAAAGATAGTACAATTTCTATTATGGAAATCGGTCCTAAAGAACTCACTTTAATTGGCAAGAACTTCGGAAGAGGCTCGGAAGTCATCTATCAAGGATTTGGATTTAAGCATCCAGAAGCTTCAGATAAAGATATTCCAAAAGAAGGCTGGTTAACGACTTCATTTGAAAACTTCAGTAAATATACAGGCGACTATTTACTTGTACCAACTGAAGACGGAAAAGCACCAAGTTCTTCTATAATAGACGGTAGCATTTGGAAAAATACAAAAGCTGTAAAAGAAGATCACGTTTACTATTATCCAGTAAATGAATTTATGTATTCAGACCCAATCTCTATCGAAAAACAAACACAATACCTCAAAGATATGCTAACAAAATAA
- a CDS encoding agmatinase family protein — protein MTERIYGNTPCFLGGKNLTKQKDYATDVIVYGVPFEGPCTWGDYTGCELGPKQIRLSSARYSGYLPELDHIDVNQHLSIGDVGDVSTVPHDVDQTVKNIESFAENLWRSNKFLVGLGGDHGITYPILKGLTNTGKKVGIIHLDAHYDNMPHYENEQFARNTPFMRLYETEGIRNESLIHTGIHGPRNQPETGKFAQENGAVTITINEIKETSDLRKFAQDIYAQASKDVDVVYLTICSDVLDFAFNPGGPVDGNGLTSYELLTMIYEFGKLGLVGMDFVEVYPMQDANQNSSHFVSTAVLYVLAGHIKYLNKV, from the coding sequence ATGACTGAACGAATTTATGGTAATACGCCTTGCTTTTTAGGTGGAAAAAACTTAACAAAACAAAAAGATTATGCCACAGATGTTATCGTATATGGTGTACCTTTCGAAGGGCCATGCACTTGGGGAGATTATACGGGGTGTGAATTAGGTCCTAAACAAATCAGATTATCATCTGCTAGATATAGCGGTTATCTTCCTGAATTAGATCATATAGATGTAAATCAGCATTTATCAATTGGTGATGTAGGAGATGTTTCAACAGTTCCTCATGATGTTGATCAAACAGTAAAAAACATTGAATCATTCGCAGAAAATTTATGGCGTTCTAATAAGTTCTTAGTAGGCTTAGGTGGCGACCACGGCATTACATATCCAATTTTAAAAGGTTTAACTAATACCGGGAAAAAAGTCGGCATTATTCATTTAGATGCACATTATGATAATATGCCACACTATGAAAATGAACAATTTGCACGTAACACACCATTTATGAGGTTGTATGAAACAGAAGGCATTCGTAACGAAAGTCTAATCCATACCGGCATACACGGACCTCGTAATCAGCCAGAAACAGGTAAATTCGCTCAAGAAAATGGCGCTGTTACTATTACAATTAATGAAATTAAAGAAACATCAGACTTAAGAAAATTTGCCCAGGACATCTACGCGCAAGCTAGTAAAGATGTAGATGTTGTTTATTTAACAATATGTAGTGATGTATTAGATTTCGCCTTTAATCCAGGAGGTCCAGTAGATGGTAACGGCCTTACAAGTTATGAATTACTTACGATGATTTACGAATTTGGTAAATTAGGACTTGTTGGAATGGATTTTGTAGAAGTTTATCCAATGCAAGATGCTAATCAGAATTCATCTCACTTTGTATCAACAGCTGTGCTTTATGTATTAGCAGGACACATTAAATACTTAAATAAAGTTTAA
- a CDS encoding DNA-3-methyladenine glycosylase I: MTECTWPSSELMKKYHKEEWCRINKDDQYIFELLSLEGAQAGLSWETVIQKREAYQEAFKQFDIEKCAQLTDEELENIRTEYNVIKHKGKIQSVRNNAIIAQDVQREYGSLADFLWSYVDGQPIINKWQRTNDVPAETELSIKLSKDLKKLGFKFVGPKIVYSFLQSIGIIDDHIITCPYHTHNR; encoded by the coding sequence ATGACTGAATGTACATGGCCAAGTAGTGAGTTAATGAAAAAATACCATAAAGAAGAATGGTGTAGAATTAACAAAGATGATCAATATATATTTGAATTGCTTTCTTTAGAAGGTGCGCAGGCAGGATTATCATGGGAAACAGTCATACAAAAGCGTGAAGCGTATCAAGAGGCGTTTAAACAGTTTGATATAGAAAAGTGTGCGCAACTAACAGACGAAGAATTAGAGAACATTAGAACAGAATATAATGTTATAAAACATAAAGGAAAAATTCAATCTGTCAGAAATAATGCAATCATCGCCCAAGATGTTCAACGAGAATATGGAAGTTTAGCAGACTTTTTATGGTCTTACGTAGATGGTCAACCTATTATCAATAAGTGGCAGCGCACAAATGATGTACCTGCAGAAACTGAACTTTCGATAAAACTAAGTAAAGATTTGAAGAAATTAGGGTTTAAATTTGTTGGTCCGAAAATCGTGTATTCATTTTTGCAAAGTATCGGTATTATAGATGACCATATTATCACGTGTCCATACCATACTCACAACAGATAA
- a CDS encoding threonine/serine exporter family protein, with translation MIITIILNIVFSFGVSFLFGILFNSPKYILVPAGIVGAIGWIAFQSSLLWNESDIQSSFIGGFFIGIMANFMSKKFFSPVILFIIPGIIPLVPGGTAYEAIKNLVLNDYHEALITMIKVALISSSIALGLLIADLLAKVYFKYKKHMQLKKVK, from the coding sequence ATGATCATAACAATCATATTGAATATAGTGTTTAGTTTTGGCGTATCTTTCTTATTTGGCATATTATTTAATTCACCTAAATATATACTAGTACCTGCAGGAATAGTTGGCGCAATAGGGTGGATAGCATTTCAATCGAGTTTGTTGTGGAATGAATCCGATATACAATCCTCATTTATAGGCGGTTTTTTCATAGGAATAATGGCGAACTTTATGAGTAAAAAATTCTTCTCCCCAGTGATCTTATTTATAATTCCTGGCATTATCCCTCTTGTACCAGGAGGCACAGCGTATGAAGCTATTAAAAATCTAGTTCTCAATGACTATCATGAGGCATTGATCACAATGATAAAAGTGGCTTTAATATCAAGTTCCATCGCACTTGGATTGCTTATTGCAGATTTATTAGCAAAAGTTTACTTTAAATATAAGAAACATATGCAATTGAAAAAAGTGAAGTGA